Genomic window (Phragmites australis chromosome 5, lpPhrAust1.1, whole genome shotgun sequence):
TGGACATATGCACTGGTGATAATGTGTGGTGAACATGGGAGATGTCAGAAAGGATAGTTCAGTTTTGGACCTGACATGTTTCATTTCTGAATATATTCTGACAAAAACTGTCGTCGACTGTAGCTTCTGCTATTGTGCAAAACTGTGCTGGcaaaatatacaactttgtacAGTCAACGCAAAGTTGGCCATGGGACTCCGGTGACTAGAAGTTTGTTCAAACTAGTGCTCAATGTTACTCAGGTCTGTTTAGTTAGGCTAAGATTTTTTACCTTTCGGTTAAAAAGCTACTTTTCTCTTTCTGGCTATTGACTTTTGCaacaaatttttagcttcttagcATATAAAAAGCTAGAAAAACTCATCTCAACCAGCTTCTCAGCTCTTAtagcctgtttgtttcagactGCTTTTGGtttctgcttctgtcagaagcGTAGAAGCTAAAAACTCAAACAGACGGATTTGCTGAAAAATGATATTTGAAAAAGTCAGAAACCTGCTtctaagaaaataaactagaagctagctgagagtagcttttctgagaaattgtgtgctgagaaaccaaaaaattattataaaagtcAAAGGCTAAAttcaaaaacagcttttcagaaaatcaaaagcacaacttttcaaaaaagataaaagcagaaactcaaacaaatagacccttagTTTATTTCCTCGTAAGTCaatttttcaactttttaaaAACCAGCTCACCAACTAGGTTATTTGGTTTGACTTCCGACTTCCAAGAAACACAAGCCAAAAtaaaccaaaccaaacacaGCCTTAATAATCAGCCACTTCAGATGCCAGTTTTATAACCTCAAGAACCaaagcaaaaaaacaaaaagaggaAGGCCTAGCACTCATCATTCTGACCCTTACAACCATGTCCTCAAGTGAACCACCAGCTTACAGTATCCTTATGGTTTGTTTCGATGCTAATTTGCGCGCTGTCCTTTGATGTGGGGGCTCTTCAAAATCCCAGGAGGTTGCTGTTGCTGTACGTCTGAGACTTAGTCATCAGATGCTTTGTGCTGATGAGTAGCAACCTGAGCTAGCAGTGTCCTCACAGCCTGTCCATGCCCACAGTGAGCAATATAGGATAGAGCATAGGGCGCTTGCAAGGGTGCTACAATTCTTCATCACAAACTTCAGAGGTCAGAACAAAGCTAGGAAATGCCATGGTTATGTCCCTGCAAAGGAGATGCGCAATGCATCGCAACACGTCCGAGTTTACTATACTTGATAGATAAAGTCGTGCAGGTAGCTGAAGTGTCACAGCGTGAAGTTTTTCAGGGAAGCACCAAGCATATTTCACATGATGAAAATACCAGACATACTTACTTTAGGTATGGAAGCGTCATATTCTTCAGTAAACCTAGGTTTTTACTTGCAAAAGCCCTCCATTCATCGGGATCTATCTTCCCGTCACCGTTCAGGTCTGCTTGCTTGAACGTCTGCCAAAACTTGAGTTAGCATATCATGAATCCATGTGTTGGCTGGCAGCCACATAAGTTGAACACTTCTTGCGCCACAAGCAGTGAATTCAAATGCAACCTATGACAAATTTTGTGAAGGAATTGGACTGAAAGCTACCAGGCACTTCGGTTTGCCAGCGAAAAGTCAGGTGTGAAGGCAATTTAGAGCAAACAAACGTTTCACACACTACACTTTAAGTTGAGTGGTAGTCATATGTGGACCAAGCAAGCTGTACGGATGAGCTGAAAGGGACGGTTCGTCTTGATGTACTCTACCTGATCCACAATTTGTTCGACAGCGTCATCAGAAAGAAGCAAATCTGATTCATTCAGAATGGCAAGCACCATTTCCTTCAACTGCATGTATCGATCAAAGATAAAGTCTCAGTTAATCTAGGATTTTCAGAGTTAAAAGAAGTAAGATGGTTTTCATACTGGTAttagtgcaaaaaaaaaatggaataaGGGAGTAATGTTCTATTTTGTTCAACTGTGGTTTAATTTCTTGCACGAAGAAGAAAGGTGCTGTCAGTACTGAATACTGAAGGCTAGGTTATGCATCGAAATTGCAGTATGTGGTAGTATTTCCAGAATATTACACAAGTCCTTCCATGGAAGGAATTGTAATAAGAATAATTAAATGATTCAAATACTgtcatctacatgttaaaattatgtgcatacatgaaagtactactatttttcccataattaaatgaatgtgttaaatattgataaattcataaataaatattgagatatctaaaattggtgaacctaatttttttagtcttcttttgttatactatatgcaaaaaaaaatgggCGTAGCATAGGCGTGCCAATCCGCCTAGTTTAGTGTAATCATGATTTTCCTTAGTGCAATCAAGAACTTATTTTATAATTTCCTTCTTAATCTAAATTTTGCACTTCCAAACTTAGTGTCTTATTAATCAAAGATGCATACCTCTTCGTGCTCAATGTATCCAGTACTTCTCAGATCATATAACCGAAATGCAACTGCAAGAAGGAATTCCTTCAGATGCAGACATAGAAGCAGCATATGAACAAAacacaaaagagagagaatgCTTAGTTACAGATAATTACAGGAGATTAATAAATATCACAACAAAATTTCAAGATCACTGGTGTTGCTTTGTGCACTAAATGTTCTTTACGGCTTCACGTTTTCCTCTATCTTCTAGAACTGCCTAATTGCCAGAAAATTGTGTTTCTGCTGTAGATTTTCGGTGAGTAAAAAGAGGTAAAAAAAAGCTGCAATACTGCTACTAGAACTTGACCCATTTTTCATCACAAAGCCATATCCTAAACACTACAATGACGTAGTGGGCAATAAGTAGCTTAGACCATATACACCAGGAGGTGTGAGCTGGAATTGGCATTTGGGATTCTTACAGGCAATCTTTTCAGCCATAGGCGTATCGGGGTGGAAAATGTTGAGGGACCGAACAAACTCCCCGAAATCAATCACCCCATTGCGCTTCAGATCAAACAGATCAAATATCTGTACATATTAGAGAACACAGTGTCATACATCTCAACAGATTTTACAGTTCAAGTAACACCAGATGTTCCTAGAAAAGTTTTTGCATGAATATAACAAACTAATCAGAAAGTGGCCAGGTAAGATTTCAGTAGGAAAATCTGGAAATATAcatgttttagcaacataattAAAGGGCACCGAAATGATCCAGGAGATAACTGCTACAATGGAGCAGTATGAATTAGAAACTGACCCGATCGGCGAAGAGattcttcttgttgctgttCCTGAAGAGAGCAAGTTGGAACTCCTCCTGTTCGAGAAAAAGGCAGTTCGGAATTGATGACTTGGAGCTTCAGATCACATATAGCGATAAGTTTGGTGACACTGCAAGCAGACAATACCTTATGAATAAGCCCATCCTTGGATATGGAATGGCTTATCTTCTTGTACAGCTCATAGAGGGCCTCCACTTCATTCACAGAAACTGCAAGAAGCAGGAGCAGGTGAACAACAAGAATTAATAATGATCCTCCATGCTTGAACTAAAACAAGGACTCCAAAAAGAACTTCAATTTTCTCGTGGAGTGCTCAGTATTCTTACATGTAGTCTCCATGGCCAGGATAATAGGATCCTCATATCCCGGAGCTCGCTTGAACTGCTTGGAAGATGCACAGCCCATGCAAACGAACTCTGAAGAGCAACAACCACACCCTTTGTTGAAGTTAACAATCAACCCGCTTTTACCGCAGAAAGTGATCCAAAAGCACCTATGCAAGAGGAGAAAGGCATGGGCATCAACACAGCTAAAGGACAAGCCACAAGCGGAAGTttcaggtgaaaaaaaaaaaactcaacagaCACAGGAAGCAGTTGGGCATCAAAATTCAAACACACAACACGCAAGAGGAGAAAGGCATGGGCATCAACACAGCTAAAGGACAAGCCACAAGCGGAAGTttcaggtgaaaaaaaaaaaactcaacaaacACAGGAAGCAGTTGGGCATCAAAATTCAAACACACACACGCAAGAGGAGAAGAGCTCACCTAGCTAGATGCAACTTTTTCACTACCAGAGATCAGCAAGAGGCTGAGCAGAAGAGGGAGTGTGAAGTGAAGTATCTTCTAAGCTCCAATTTTATGGCAGATACAATGGACATGGAAGAAGAAGTAAACCTATATTTATAGGCACGCATACGGACAACTCACACTATGGCGTTtgattggcaaaaaaaaaaaaaaaaactcacactGTGGCGCAACACCAAGACATTTCTAGAGAAATATTACTAGTACCGACAGGCCGGGCAAGAGTTGACTTGTACTCGTTCCTTGCAACATGAGCCGCAGATTTTATCTTTATTCAATTCATCACCTGTCattattcaaaatttgaaaattaaaaagTGTTGGGATTATATAAACATGGCCTAGTAGTTTACAGTTGTGCCTAGCATTCTAGCCTAGATGCCAGCTATATACACATTAAGTAATCAGCCAAAAGGACAAGGATTTAGGTCTACCAAAGATGTGTCTAAAACGACGTCTTGCGTTTGATACTATCAAGTTTTGTCAACGTCGGGCCTGTATTTTTCGACGGATGCATCCGTTGGTGGTGACGCATGCCGTTCGGTCCGGCTATGAAAGGAAACCGAAGAAATCTTGGAGGAGGCTTGACGTTGCAGCAATGCGAGCCTTGCTTCAAAAAGAAAATTGCAGCGTACAGTCAGGGTCGGTTCCCTCAGGTGTGTCGCGAGCTAGATATCATCGAGGCAACTGACGAActgacgacggcggcggccgttgGCTACAGCACGAGGTGGCCCGAGGCAGCCTGAGCGGCTGCGGGCTGCTGCTGAGGGGCGCCAGCGGCCTGGTGCGGGCGGCGCAGGCGAGGAAGCGAACCGAGGAGGACTGTGCGGGCGCGTGAGGTCGGGTCCAAGCGTGATTCGGCTTCGTGCTGGACTTCTGTGCCGGACACGGGGCGCGTGAGGTCGGCTCGGTCGGGAGTCCAGGTAGGATGCGTGGCGCAGAGAGGCTGCGGAGTTCGACTCTGAGTCGGTTTGCAATACCGACGGCCAGTGACATAAATAGCGCAGATGGTGTCGATAGGCCGAGGCGCAGTAACAGATCCGATCAGAggcgaaaaaaaaaagtctatggggattggaaaaaaaattgcaatcgGATTGTTCATGAACCAGTGCTTGTAACGGTTGGTGGTAAAAAACGGGCTCAAGCGGGTCGGTTTTGTTATGTGTAAGCGGTGTGATTGTCAAGGAGGCTCGTTTGTGCGGGACCAAAGAGATTCGGTAGTATACGGCAATAAGTAGATGGCAATGGCGTCCAAATTCAATGTGATGAGGTTTGACGGAACTGGCAATTTTGGTCTTTGGTAGACGAGAGTTAAGAACCTACTGGCACAGTAGGGTATCCTGAAGGCTCTGCAGGTGATGAAGTTGGCCACGGTAAATAATGATAAGTGGAAGGAGATGTAAACACAAGCAGCGGCATCAATCAGGTTGTGTCTCTCTGATCAGACCATGTAATATATCATGGATGAGTCATCACCTAAGAaaatttggaataaattggCCGATCAATTCCTGTCCAAACATGGACTCAGAAGTTATATCTGATGCAAAAAATTGTATTGGCCGAAGATGCATGAGGGGTCGAAGCTTGTTGAGCACATAAACATTTTCAATCAAAATGTAGCTAACcttgtgaaggtggaggtgaaaATTGATGATAAAGATACGGCAATTATTCTTTTGTGTTCCTTGCCAAATTGTTATGAGCAATTGGTCACAACATTGGCGTACGGCAAAAAGGCAGTCAAAGTTGATATTCTTGCAACATTGTTTACTCATTAACAAAGAAGAAAGAACAATGCAGGTGATGGTTTATCAGGATACGCTTGCTGGTCAGGGTGATTGAGATAGGAAGactgacaagaaaaagaagaaggggcTATAATGATATAAATGCGATGATTGTGGACATATGAAGAAATATTGTCTAGAACTGAAAAAGCGCGTGGTAAATATTATGGTTTTAAAGAAAGATGGTTCGGAGAGAGATAGTGATCACATTCTCATAATATCAAGTGAAAAGTCTTGTGATGAAGAATGGCTATTAAATTCTTCAAGTTCCTATCATACAACATCTAAGAAGGAGTGGTTCTCTTTATACACTGAAAGTGATCTTGGTATTGCTCACTTGGGAGGTAACATAGGCTACCGTATTATGAGAGTTGGTAACATCAGGTTGAATATGTAGACATAAAGTACTACTCGAGAGTGTGCGGCACATGTCAGGATTTAGGGGGAATCTGATCTCACTTGAAATTATGCATGAAGAAGATTGATTGTATCAAGCGGTGCCATATAAGAAGACCTTGAAGGTGATGCAGGATGGCAAGACCATGATGATAGGTGCAGAAGAGGGAGTTCATGGGTACAAACTCAAAGGTGAAGTCATGGAGGAGGGAGCTGCAGACTTTGCAAAATTCAGTCCTGCGAGGCATCCTTGTCGGGCTGCTCGATGTCAGCAGCGTAACTAGACGACTCAAATCTGGATACACGGAGGTTCACACATGATGACTTCAAGGTTTGTATGCATATTCattcaaggtggagtttgttgggaTATATCTTGAATATGTGTACAAGAATCGGTTACGGATAGACTTGAGTTTCAATTGGGCAGCATTAGGGATAGAGTTGTTGTTAAACTCCTATTTTTGAGCCTATAAATATTAAGCACCACCGTGTAACCACAAACAATGACAAACAGATGAATATAGTGAGGAGCGTCTATAGTCATGCCCGAAGATATAGGCAAGATGGTCGAACTTTGTTAAAAAACATTGTGTTgaagcaagagttcatcttgccctagcaagtacggcgagagtttcttctaaggaggagactcaagcttggagacgaagtttgagagaaaggaacaccacgaatatattgatggtagaaaaatatatcactttgagaggagtatcacagcgttcgctgtcttgcttgttctcccCGCTGTGTCTgtccatggcctcctatttatagatccatgcgtagcttggcgtacaagttatcataatgtataaatatctgggatccggccaaattactggaccttatcccggataaatatccatcatggtaattatcgtggtgcctaccccctgaagggggcgagccggtcgccgattgcggcccgacgccacactgttaggggtgtcagga
Coding sequences:
- the LOC133918811 gene encoding calcineurin B-like protein 7, with the protein product MGCASSKQFKRAPGYEDPIILAMETTFSVNEVEALYELYKKISHSISKDGLIHKEEFQLALFRNSNKKNLFADRIFDLFDLKRNGVIDFGEFVRSLNIFHPDTPMAEKIAFAFRLYDLRSTGYIEHEELKEMVLAILNESDLLLSDDAVEQIVDQTFKQADLNGDGKIDPDEWRAFASKNLGLLKNMTLPYLKDITMAFPSFVLTSEVCDEEL